In Kaistella sp. 97-N-M2, the sequence TAATCAATATTTTTGGTGGAATTGTTCGTTGCGACCGTGTTGCGCAAGGTATTGTAGATGCATACAAAGCCATGGGAAGTCTTCCCGTTCCATTGATCGTGAGGTTACAGGGAACGAATGCCGTTGAAGCCAAGCAATTGATTGATGATTCCGGTCTACCGGTTCACTCGGTGATCACTTTGGAAGAAGCCGCCAACAAGGTAAAAGAAGTTTTAGGACACTAAAAATTTAAAAGAAAATTGTAAAAACCGTTTCACTTGTGAGGCGGTTTTTTGTTGCTTTCTTTCGAAGAATTCTGCAAAAAATTGGCGAACCGCTTTTTTCTATTTTCCTGAAAAGATGTAACCTTTTGGAGGTGCCCGAATAACAATTTTGTTGTACGATATGAATTTAATAAGTTGGCAGAGCATCTAAAAAACGACAACAAACCTGGAAAATTTAAAAAAGTGCGAAATTTAGTAAGGATTTCAAATTTTTTAGCTGAATAATTTAATGACTTTATTGATTCTATTTTAATTTATTGCTAAAATTGTTTTTACGTATTCTGCAATTTATTACCTTTACTGCACATTAAAATTCCATGAAATATCTTATCGCTCTGCTGATCATATCGCTCTCCGGTTGTGCGGCGCAGATTTTAAACACGCCTAAAACGTCCATCGAATTTGAGGACATCAATCATTATCCATATGATCTCATCTCCGGAAAATTCCGTATTATACAGACGCAGGAAGAGATGGATAATATATTTTCAGTTATTCATCAGAAGTCGGGCGGCGTTCGATTAGCCCCCATCCCTACAGTGAATGACACGGAATCATATCTTATTTTTAAACCGGAACTTAAAAGCACAAATGATGTTGAAGTCTCCGGTATTTACGTAGAAAACAATACACTGTTTGTGAAGGTTAAAAATTTGAATAATCCTCAACGCGCAAAAACAGACCGAAGTTCCCCAAGCATTCTTCTAAAATTATTGAGCAAGGTTTCCACACAAAAAATTACAGTACAATCCTTAAATAACTAAAACGATGAAAACAAAAATCTTTACTCTTTCGACCCTGCTCCTTGCGATCATGGGTTTCGGACAAAATTACTGGACAAAATCTACAAATGTTCCTACGGAAAATCTGACTCAGCGTTGGGTAAAACCCCAGAAAAGTGCGGTATATCAGGTTAATTTAGAAAAAATTAAAAATGATTTGTCCCGTGTTCCGCAAAGGTTCTCCGGCGATAAAAGCCATCTTGTTACCTTTCCGTCGGCGGACGGAAAATATCGCGAATACCAAGTGCAGGAAGCACCTGTAATGACCGCGGAACTTCAGGCTAAATATGCCGATATTCGCTCCTATGTAGGATGGCAAAAAGACAATCCCCAAAATTCCATCCGTTTCAGCGTGACGCCCGAAGAAGGAATCAGCGTGATGTATTTCGACGGATGGGAGGTGAGTTATCTCGACAAATACACGAACGATAATTCGCAATATATTCTTTATAAAAGAAACGATTTACCTGCAAATGACCGTCTTTTTTCCTGCGATGTCGAAGGTCTAAAAGAACAGACTGCCGAAGATCTGGCTGGTAAAGCTCCGTTGGTTTCGGACGGCCAGTTCCGGACGTACCGACTTGCCCTCTCGGCCACGGGAGAATACACTGCTTTTCACGGGGGAACCGTGCCGAAAGCCCTTGGTGCGATGGCGGTTACCATGACGAGAGTAAATGGAGTATACGAAAAAACCATCTCCGTAACAATGGTGATGATTCCGAACAATGATCTGATCGTGTATACGGACGCGGCTACAGATCCCTATACGAACGGCAATCCGAGTGCGATGATCACGCAAAATCAAACCAATACAAATGCGGTGATAGGTGTCGCCAACTACGACATTGGCCATGTGTTTGGAACAAACAGTGGCGGTTTGGCCGGACTGGGAGTACTTTGTACAGCAAGCAAAGCACGAGGTGTTACAGGTTCGGGCGCACCCGTCAACGATCCCTTTGATATCGATTATGTGGCGCACGAAATGGGCCATCAGTTCGGGGCAAATCACACCTTTCGGGCAAGCACCGGTTCCTGCAACGGAAATGCAAACAATTCCACCGCTTACGAAGTGGGAAGTGGAAGCACCATTATGGCCTACGCAGGAATTTGTGGTGTAAACAATGTACAGGCTAACAGCGATGCGTACTTTCATTCCGCCAGCGTCAACGAAATGTACACCGTGATCCGCAGAGCCACCGACTGTTCTGTGAAGGTTCCTAATAACAATCAGGTTCCGACCGCAGATGCAGGTTTGGATTACAGCATTCCCAAAGGAACCGCATTCGTTTTAACGGGCACTGGTACGGATCCGGATAACGACCCTATATCTTACTTGTGGGAACAGCTGGATAACCAGGTTAATACACAGCCGCCCGTTGCAACTGCCACTGCAGGGCCGGTCTACCGTTCCTTGACGCCAACAGTGTCTCCTTCACGATATTTTCCTTCCATGAATTTTATTTTAGCCAACAATCTGGTTCCAAAGTGGGAGGTAACACCCTCTGTGGCGAGAACTTTAAATTTCTCCCTTTTGGTAAATGATGATAAAGTAACCGGAAACCAGGCGGCAAGAGACCAGATGACCGTATCGGTTACAAACGACGGTCCTTTCGTCGTAACCTCACAGCCCACAAATGTTGAATATGATGCCGCAGATCCGCTTACCGTAACCTGGGATGTAGCTGGAACCGCCGTCGCGCCCATAAACACGCAAAATGTAAGCATCCTTTTATCGAAAGATAACGGGGCCAATTTCGACGTTATTTTGGCAGCGGCTGTTCCAAATAATGGCTCTGCGACTGTAAATCTGCCCAACGAAAATATTGCTTCCGCAAGAATTATGGTAAAAGCGGTTGATAATATTTATTTTGCGTTGAATGCCTCTTTCTTTTCCGTCAAAAAAACTTTAGCCACAGTTGAAAGCAACGCGAAAAGTATTGGCATCTATCCAAATCCCGCAAAACATGAGGTGAATATAAAAATGGGCAGGTCACAAAGCGCAGCGTTCACGATTTATGATGCATCGGGAAGAGTGGTGAATTCCGGAAACGTATCCGGTAAAGGAAAAATTAATGTAGAGAAACTCACCAATGGAAATTACATTTTAAAAATCGTAACGAAAGGTGGGGAGCAACTCTCCGAAAAACTCCTGATTCGGAAATAACGATATTAACAATTAAAAATAAAGAGGATGCCTGAGTAATGCATCCTCTTTTCTATTTTTTTAGGAGCTTCATCCGGCTCTCCACTGTATCTTTTTTACCGTTTGCAACGGCAAAAAAGGATGCCGTTGCGATCCGGGCTAGTTACTGGTACAAATTCAAACCGAAAGATATGTAATTATCCAGGTCCAATTTGGTTCACCACCTGTGATGCGAGATCCGCCTGTGTGGCCAGCTGCACGCCTCCGCTTTCAAGTTTGCTTTTCAAACGCATCAAAGCATCTGTTTTTACTTTGTTAATGCTTGCGCCGGTTTTCATAAAAAATCTGGCCTGCATATAGAAAACGCCGAAAGACTGTTTCTGGATAAACACCTGTGCATCTTCCACGTGATCTGCAAAATCAAACGTTCTGATTTCACTCAAAATCAATTCGCTTACTTTTTCCAGATCCTGATTGTTGGAAATCTGAATATCCAGAAATACTTTTCGCTGCCCGGAA encodes:
- a CDS encoding reprolysin-like metallopeptidase; the encoded protein is MKTKIFTLSTLLLAIMGFGQNYWTKSTNVPTENLTQRWVKPQKSAVYQVNLEKIKNDLSRVPQRFSGDKSHLVTFPSADGKYREYQVQEAPVMTAELQAKYADIRSYVGWQKDNPQNSIRFSVTPEEGISVMYFDGWEVSYLDKYTNDNSQYILYKRNDLPANDRLFSCDVEGLKEQTAEDLAGKAPLVSDGQFRTYRLALSATGEYTAFHGGTVPKALGAMAVTMTRVNGVYEKTISVTMVMIPNNDLIVYTDAATDPYTNGNPSAMITQNQTNTNAVIGVANYDIGHVFGTNSGGLAGLGVLCTASKARGVTGSGAPVNDPFDIDYVAHEMGHQFGANHTFRASTGSCNGNANNSTAYEVGSGSTIMAYAGICGVNNVQANSDAYFHSASVNEMYTVIRRATDCSVKVPNNNQVPTADAGLDYSIPKGTAFVLTGTGTDPDNDPISYLWEQLDNQVNTQPPVATATAGPVYRSLTPTVSPSRYFPSMNFILANNLVPKWEVTPSVARTLNFSLLVNDDKVTGNQAARDQMTVSVTNDGPFVVTSQPTNVEYDAADPLTVTWDVAGTAVAPINTQNVSILLSKDNGANFDVILAAAVPNNGSATVNLPNENIASARIMVKAVDNIYFALNASFFSVKKTLATVESNAKSIGIYPNPAKHEVNIKMGRSQSAAFTIYDASGRVVNSGNVSGKGKINVEKLTNGNYILKIVTKGGEQLSEKLLIRK